DNA from ANME-2 cluster archaeon:
ACTCCTTCCTTTGCGGGAGTTACAAACGGTTTGTCATGAACTGTAAACCGGAATCCATCAAGTGATTCCGCGATTCCTATAATGGAACGACCATTCCGCCTGTGGGATCTGAAAAGCATGATGTATCGATCATTATGCTTGACCATTCCTGCATTATGAACCGTTTCCACAGGGTAGGGAACATGTTCCTTTGTGAGAATTGGGTTTCCTTCATAGCGTTTAATATATTGGTTGTGTGATGGATTATCTGGCAGATTCATATTGTCAACTCCTTAACACCCAGGGGATGGGCGAAATAAGGCCCACCCATATGATGCAGGGTTTGAATGTTATTATTCAACTGAAGATGACTGTTGAAAGCATCTTCGTCTGCGCAAGCCGCCACCACTTCTCCAAGAAATATGGTGTGGTTCCCGGCATTCCAGGCATTTACCAGGCGGCATTCTATATGGCCCACACATTCTCTGATAAGGGGGCATGGAATTTTTTTGGCCGCCATCCTTGTCAACCCTGATCTTTTGAATTTATCTATTTCCCGGCCCGATTGACTTCCACACAGCAGAACTGTCTTGTATAACTGGATGGTGGGAAGGTTAACGCCAAAAGCTTTGCCCTGCGTGATCAATTCGTGGGAAAAACGTTCTGGAGCTACTGAAATAGCCAATCTCACAGGGTTGCCACTTGCTGGCATCTGCCAGGCCAAAGTCATTATATTATCCCGTTCCTCTGTCCCTGATGTGATCAGTACGGTCGGGCCGTGATTTATCAAATAATTGGCCTTTGTGATTGGAATTGAGCGCTTTTTCATACCTCTGGCCCCCTCAGTTTTTTATTATTCACGTCCAAAATCGTCTTCTATACGTTCGATATCGTCTTCACCGAAATACTCTCCTGTTTGGACTTCTATAAAGACCAGGTTATCCTGATCGAGGTTAGTTATCCGGTGCGAGGCACCTTTTGGGATCTCAATTGAATCTCCAGATTGAAGCTGGAACTCTCTATCATTCAGGCGTACCAGCCCGATTCCTTTGATTACGTACCAGTGTTCATCCCTTTGCCTGTGACGCTGGAGGGATAATCGTTTACCGGAATAGACATTAATACGTTTAACTTTACTATCGGACGATTCAGAAATAGTCTCATAGTATCCCCACGGCCGATGGTCTTCCCTTTTGCATTTCGATAAGATGATCTCGTAGGTCCTGATATAATCGTCCACCATTCTCTCAACAGAGAAACGTTCCTTGGCAATTTCCCTGCATCTCCTGCGCGAAATGCCAGGAATTTTATTCAATGCAATTACTGCTCCTTCGATATCATTAACCAGAAATCCATTCTCTCCTTCCTGAATCAGCTCGGGCATTGAACCCTTTTTATTTGCAATGATTGGTGTGCCACATGCCATTGATTCAACCACAGTAAGCCCGAAAGGCTCCTCAAAATGTATGGGGTGGAGCAAGGCGATAGCATTTGATAATAACGAAATTTTTACATCATTGTTCACATGGCCTTCATATGTTATCTGATCATTATCAATAAAGGGTTTTACCTCTGTCTCATAATAATGTTGGTCCTGAATGTACCCGGCAATACGAAGTCTCATACCTGCCGCTCTGGCGATTTCAATGGCTTCCCGAGCTCCCTTATCAGGATGGATACGTCCCAGAAATAAAATATAATCACCAGTTTTTTCATTGAAAGAAAATAAGTCAATATCAATACCGTGATGCACTGTGGCCATATAATCAAGGTGGGGAGATCGATCTGCATCGCTGATGGAAACATAAAAAACTGTCCCGTTATATTTCTGGTAAACAGGGAGGATCTTTGTTGATGAAAATCCGTGTATGGTTGTTACCACAGGGGTCTGAACCAGTCCGCTGTAGCTGAGTGGCAGGAAATCATAATGATTGTGGATAATATCGAATTCATCGGCATGCTCAAATAATTCTGAGATGTGAAGGCATTCCCAGACCTTAGGATCTAATTCCTTATCCTCCTCATACGGCCTTGGACTAACGGTATGAAGTTTCCCGGCTGTTTTAGAGTCTGCCGTTGCAAACAGAGTTACATCAAAACCCCGCTTCACCAGTCCCTCCGTAAGCAGGGATACGATAAGCTCCCATGGGCCATATTGCTTTGGCGGTGTACTCCAGGCAATGGGAGAGAGCATGGCTATTTTCATCTGAAACCCCACAAATCCTTTATCCCTTACATTCCGGGCACTGGAGTATGTAATCGATTACTTCTGACAATTTCGC
Protein-coding regions in this window:
- a CDS encoding flavin reductase family protein; translation: MKKRSIPITKANYLINHGPTVLITSGTEERDNIMTLAWQMPASGNPVRLAISVAPERFSHELITQGKAFGVNLPTIQLYKTVLLCGSQSGREIDKFKRSGLTRMAAKKIPCPLIRECVGHIECRLVNAWNAGNHTIFLGEVVAACADEDAFNSHLQLNNNIQTLHHMGGPYFAHPLGVKELTI
- a CDS encoding glycosyltransferase — encoded protein: MLSPIAWSTPPKQYGPWELIVSLLTEGLVKRGFDVTLFATADSKTAGKLHTVSPRPYEEDKELDPKVWECLHISELFEHADEFDIIHNHYDFLPLSYSGLVQTPVVTTIHGFSSTKILPVYQKYNGTVFYVSISDADRSPHLDYMATVHHGIDIDLFSFNEKTGDYILFLGRIHPDKGAREAIEIARAAGMRLRIAGYIQDQHYYETEVKPFIDNDQITYEGHVNNDVKISLLSNAIALLHPIHFEEPFGLTVVESMACGTPIIANKKGSMPELIQEGENGFLVNDIEGAVIALNKIPGISRRRCREIAKERFSVERMVDDYIRTYEIILSKCKREDHRPWGYYETISESSDSKVKRINVYSGKRLSLQRHRQRDEHWYVIKGIGLVRLNDREFQLQSGDSIEIPKGASHRITNLDQDNLVFIEVQTGEYFGEDDIERIEDDFGRE